One window from the genome of Cricetulus griseus strain 17A/GY chromosome 2, alternate assembly CriGri-PICRH-1.0, whole genome shotgun sequence encodes:
- the LOC100765770 gene encoding olfactory receptor 14J1, giving the protein MNVSTKTGFLLMGFSDDHMLQILHAVLFLITYLLAIMGNLLIITIITLDHHLHSPMYYFLKHLSLLDLCFISVTVPQSIANALMNNGFISLGQCILQVFFFIALASAEVAILTVMSYDRYVAICRPLQYETVMDPRACKHAVMAVWIAGGLSGLIHTGVSFSIPLCGQRIIHQFFCDIPQILKLSCSYEFINEIAVAAFTTSSAFVCLISIMFSYIHIFSTVMRIPSADGRTKVFSTCLPHLFVVTFFLSAAGFEFLRPPSDSLSAMDLTISIFYTVIPPTLNPIIYSLRNEAMKAALKKVLLREEFSQRMVCLKAVFKV; this is encoded by the coding sequence ATGAATGTGAGCACCAAAACTGGATTCCTCCTCATGGGGTTCTCTGATGATCATATGCTTCAGATTTTACATGCAGTGCTCTTTTTGATAACATACCTGCTGGCCATCATGGGCAATCTactcattatcaccatcatcaccttGGATCACCATCTGCATTCTCCCATGTACTACTTCTTGAAGCACCTCTCTCTTTTGGATCTCTGCTTCATCTCTGTTACTGTCCCCCAATCCATCGCAAATGCACTCATGAACAATGGGTTCATTTCCCTTGGTCAGTGTATTCTTCAAGTTTTCTTCTTTATAGCTCTGGCATCAGCAGAAGTAGCTATCCTCACTGTAATGTCTTATGACCGATATGTTGCCATCTGTCGGCCACTGCAGTATGAGACAGTTATGGATCCCCGTGCCTGCAAGCATGCAGTGATGGCTGTGTGGATAGCAGGAGGACTGTCTGGGCTCATACACACAGGTGTTAGCTTCTCAATTCCTCTTTGTGGGCAGAGAATTATTCACCAGTTCTTCTGTGACATTCCCCAAATACTAAAATTATCCTGTTCTTATGAATTCATTAATGAGATTGCAGTGGCTGCATTCACAACATCCTCAGCCTTTGTCTGTTTGATCTCCATCATGTTCTCCTATATTCATATCTTCTCAACTGTGATGAGAATTCCATCAGCTGATGGTCGGACTAAGGTATTCTCCACCTGCCTGCCACACTTGTTTGTAGTCACTTTCTTCCTCTCAGCTGCAGGCTTTGAGTTCCTAAGACCCCCTTCAGATTCCCTGTCAGCTATGGACCTCACTATCTCCATATTCTACACAGTAATACCTCCAACACTCAATCCAATCATTTACAGCTTGAGAAATGAAGCCATGAAAGCAGCTCTGAAGAAAGTGTTGTTGAGAGAGGAATTTTCTCAGAGAATGGTGTGTTTAAAAGCTGTATTCAAAGTCTAA